A part of Coriobacteriia bacterium genomic DNA contains:
- a CDS encoding sulfite exporter TauE/SafE family protein, translating to MSWTLWISMFAVGLVTSVHCISMCGPMVVTYAVKSEDGDSWQMKVLPNLAYQAAKLISYVLVGLLLGAIGSAFNLNGIRPWIMAVAGLFMIVLGLGMTGKVPCAARLTPRPPRVLIAALSKLRRKATSDADAGQSSIATPIAFGLLTGLMPCA from the coding sequence GTGTCTTGGACTCTCTGGATATCGATGTTTGCCGTGGGGCTTGTCACAAGCGTCCACTGCATCTCGATGTGCGGACCGATGGTCGTCACCTATGCGGTGAAGAGCGAGGACGGCGACAGCTGGCAGATGAAGGTGCTTCCCAACCTGGCATATCAGGCTGCGAAGCTCATCAGCTACGTGCTGGTCGGACTTCTGCTCGGCGCCATCGGTTCGGCATTCAACCTGAACGGAATCCGGCCGTGGATCATGGCCGTGGCAGGCCTCTTCATGATCGTGCTCGGCCTAGGCATGACCGGCAAGGTGCCGTGCGCTGCTCGGCTGACCCCACGCCCGCCTCGCGTGCTCATAGCGGCGCTCTCGAAGCTGCGCCGCAAGGCAACATCGGATGCTGACGCCGGACAGAGCTCGATTGCGACTCCCATTGCGTTCGGCTTGCTGACCGGCCTGATGCCGTGCGC